CCTATTATAGTAGCGCTCAAGTTTAAAGCTTTACCATAAACTGGAAAAAAATAAAGTATTATTGCTAAAATAAAACTATACCCAAATGAAATGCTTAATGCAATTTTTAAAGTTAATTTAAAATCTTTTTCAAATAATTCATTGCTTGAAACACTTAATTTGGTTAATGTTGAAGGTATAAAAACTGTTAAACCTAAAGAGGCAAGGGAAAAAATAAAGTAAACAAGAAAAGGAAGCTTATAACCAAAGTAATCTACTAAAACTCCTCCAAAAATTGAAGCTAAAGCAAATCCAACTCCATAAAGTGTTGCACAAACTCCCATAGCTTTACCTGATTTCTCTTCTTTTTCAGTTACAGCAGCTTCAACTGATGGAAAAAAAGCCGCCCATGAAATTCCTTCTAACACTTTAATAAAAATTAATTGAAAAGCTGATTGAGAGAGAGTATATAAAATTGATGAGGAAGCAGCTAAAGAAGCGCTTAAACTAAGCATTTTATTTCTCCCAATTTTATCAGATAACCTGCCTAAAGGTGCTGCGGATAAAGTATATGAAAAACCATAAGCCGCTCCAATTAATCCAATAATAAAATATGAAGCTTCTAAACTCTTTGCATATAATGGAACAACTGGAATTGTTACGCCATATCCAAAAGAGAAAAATGCTGTAAAAATATAAATTATCCAATTAATGTTTCTTTTTTTCATAAAAAAATCCCTCTTCAGTTAAACGTTCTTTTAATTAATTCCTATAATAGCTTCACTCTTAAAGTGTAAATAATACTTTTTTTATCTTGCACCTGCTCCTCCACCACCAAATCCTCCACCTGCACCAAATCCTCCACCTGAAAATCCACTGTGAGATTGAGATTTACTAAATGGAATAGCTGTTGCTACCGGTTGAATAAATACAGGTATGCTGCGAGCTATTTTTACATCTTCAAGAGAAATTTTAAGTTCTTCCATAACTTTTGTAACATTATCTCCTACACCTAAAGCTGTTCCATAAATAAGCCATTCACCCCATATTGAAAGATCCTTAGGCGAATATTTTTTTATAAGCGCTAAATCTGAAAGAAATCTTTTAAAAGAATCCCATTCAAGTTTCTCCTTATAGAATGAGCTTTTCCATTTACCGAAAAGCGTTGAAGGAAAAGCTAAAGCAATTAAAGATTGCGTTAAAGGAATAAAAGAGCTAGCTAACGCGGTTAATGAAATTAAGTAATTTGAAGCGAAAACTAGCAAAATGGAAATTAATAATAGAAAGGTTGAAGCTAATATAAATGGTATAAGCTTTCTTCTACCGTTAACCATATAGTTTTCAGCTATGCTTGCTTCAGCTTTTTTAGTAAGGTATAAAAGCTCATCTTTAAGTTCTAAAAGCTTCCATTCAAACTTTCTGCTTGAAGAAAGAGTTTTAACAAGTTTTTTAACCTCATCTGTATCAACAATATTGTTGCTTGATAAATCTTTAAGAAACTTAATCACCCTAACTTCGTAAGTATCCAACCCTTCTTCATTAATTAACTGAATTATTAAACCTTTTCTGTTCTTAAGATTAATTTTTATTTTTCCTTTTTTATGAAGATCCAGGAGAGTAGCATAAAAACCGTTTTCATCAAAATTTAATGGATCGCTTTTAAACACTAAATTTACTATCCAAGGCTTCAACTTGTTATTAGGTGTAACGCTTAAATATTTAGGTATAATGAAGCGTTTCTCTCTGCCATAGGCAATATAAACAAGCAAAAATAAGAAAGGAAAAGCTAAAGCTGCTGTTTGACTCAACCTTAATAAAGTTAACCCTAAATAATATTGAATTAAATCATAACGGTTAGCTTCTACCGTTAACTTGTTTACATCTTTAACCTCTTTCAAAAAACCATTTATAACGCTTAAAACATCTTT
This region of Candidatus Bathyarchaeota archaeon genomic DNA includes:
- a CDS encoding MFS transporter; translated protein: MKKRNINWIIYIFTAFFSFGYGVTIPVVPLYAKSLEASYFIIGLIGAAYGFSYTLSAAPLGRLSDKIGRNKMLSLSASLAASSSILYTLSQSAFQLIFIKVLEGISWAAFFPSVEAAVTEKEEKSGKAMGVCATLYGVGFALASIFGGVLVDYFGYKLPFLVYFIFSLASLGLTVFIPSTLTKLSVSSNELFEKDFKLTLKIALSISFGYSFILAIILYFFPVYGKALNLSATIIGFFLTVFWIARIISFIFLGSLSDKLGRKNILLFTLSLSMAASSGIIYAQEKVALIFMGFTLGLGLGAPFPVTIALISDKTSPNRKGMAMGLFETASAAGQAFSPFIGGLASEFLSLNAPFLLCSFIAFSCVLVSLKIK
- a CDS encoding DUF2207 domain-containing protein, producing the protein MSEVKQIAALTLITFIIAGLGLTLIKYSPYFMEGDVIVDSYKAVFYADGTLIENYVYEVKSSNKYRMLYRVWDAALSIKQLNEPSIEFLNASTSEKALVYLKDFQGIVWVNDSLNNDLINEIESLAYLNEVGVFNPEGFKSGRYNVTYAFKIYPPIEYDGKLCHLNLKLADEHLTYRTVEVTLKNASYILKVFPHPPSLKIIKYENEFRLYGSSSKDEIIEVELLLKKDVLSVINGFLKEVKDVNKLTVEANRYDLIQYYLGLTLLRLSQTAALAFPFLFLLVYIAYGREKRFIIPKYLSVTPNNKLKPWIVNLVFKSDPLNFDENGFYATLLDLHKKGKIKINLKNRKGLIIQLINEEGLDTYEVRVIKFLKDLSSNNIVDTDEVKKLVKTLSSSRKFEWKLLELKDELLYLTKKAEASIAENYMVNGRRKLIPFILASTFLLLISILLVFASNYLISLTALASSFIPLTQSLIALAFPSTLFGKWKSSFYKEKLEWDSFKRFLSDLALIKKYSPKDLSIWGEWLIYGTALGVGDNVTKVMEELKISLEDVKIARSIPVFIQPVATAIPFSKSQSHSGFSGGGFGAGGGFGGGGAGAR